The stretch of DNA TTGCAATTGATAAAAAGTTGTCCCCCTCCCCCTCGATTAAATTTTGTTAAATAAACTATTGTATCTTATTTTAAATGAAatcattaaaatatttgaataaacTAAATTCATTGTaggaagaaaataattttttttaagaaaatcagAGCCACAAAAGtatgtgcatgtgcatgcaTGAATATTAATGGATGTAGTCACTCTACGCCTAACATAATGAGGGTAAACTTACATTACATCCAAaaacataatttaaattttggtTACGCGTACGTGTCCAAATCAATTTTGGATCTTTGGATCTAGCATTAGAATATTACTAGTATGCTTTACAATGAATATTAATTTTGTATTTTCTCACTTTAAAACATTAATTTGTTGTCACTTGAAGATTTTAAATGACAATTTCACAATGAATGGCCACCATTAATTAATGTTTCCATCAATAATTATGCATGCGTTCTGAGGAATAGTATATATTTGGTAGTTATTGATAGCAATTatgtttttcttaaaaataaaattagtgtgtgtgtgtgttttattaTCAATGCAAACTAATCGTTATAAAATAGGCGttgtaaattaataaattaattaagatgaATATCATAAACACATATTTAGgataatatattaataaagattataaataaatacagTAAATAAAAAATGTAGAATAATGTGTAAACTAATGGGACCCAATAAAAATTATGTGTATGTTTATTAAAGTTGTAGGTCTCATAAGTCATAATAAAGTTAGGTTTGTCGATTTAGGATTGCGGATATCCTTAGTCCCCATATGCACCAATGGCTTGTCAATTGATGCATGCCATGTGCATGATTCTCAAACACAGGTTAAACGAATAAAATCGAGTTAAATATGATGAAAAATTTAAAGCTCGAATTCAATTCGAAAActcataaattttaatttgttttgTTCGAGTTTGGTTCAAATCAAAGATCGATCGAATTTGAATTCGGCTCGAGAGGTTTAAACATGTTTGCGAGCTATTCGAACTATCACTCGGAAATATATACTCGAAAGACTTGAAATATATCTAtttaataattatgtatattatATTAGTAAATTATCACGGCTAACAAACTACTGAACAATGTAATTTGAGGTCGAGTTCGTATCGGAAAAATTTTGGACATGTTCGAGTTCAATTCAAATTCGATCTATTCAAAcactaataaaatatcattgaaTCAGGTATCGGAAAAAGTCTGGACACGTTCGAGTTCAGTTCAAATTCGATCTATTCAAAcactaataaaatatcattcaaTCTGATTCAAAATTTTCGCGAATCAGCTCAATTCGTTTACCCTCGTGTTCCCAAGTATGGAAATGGGTAATATCAAATATGTCCAAGAAATCCATTCACGTGCATATAAAAATGGGTGATATTATTTTCACATAGGTGTATATACGTACATGCATGCATAGACACATATATAGATACAATGATTTGAATAGAAGAATCAAAGAGTGAATTAAGGTGGGGTTGAAGATGAGAAGCAGCGCACGTGGGTGAGGATAAGGCTGCTCTTTTGACTCATCACACATTATGTCTTAAATTCAATGCCAACCATTACCATATTTCATATCAATTTGGACTCATTCCCATCTTCCTCTACACTTGTCCCGTTCGTTGTTTTTCTAAATAATGGAATGgtcctatttttatttttaaaaaaaatcatctatATTTCACTACAATTTGTgaccattatatatatatatatatatatatatatatatatatatatatatatatatatatatatatatatatatatatatgtcgaTTTTGTTGGAATTTGGAAATAAGATAACCATCTccaatttgaaaataaataatttaaatatctatGTTTTGATAATAAATCATTGTTACAAGTCTCCCGACCTGGTCCCCCGACTACGTACGGCGTACCTAAGTCAATATGCAGCTGGCCAACAAAACTGAGTTAGTTTGCGTTATCTATTATGTTTGGTcgaagacatgcaagttaatcGAATAAACACTAAATTAATCAAGATAGTCTTAACaactttaatattatattattgttaattaaatatattgttGGATGAAATAATTTATCTCTGTCGAGTAAAGCAATCGAAatgtggtgcttgagctgttgtacGATTTAAATTATTTGAGTTGCATTATTACAACTAGTTATAGCTACAATCGAAACATGGTGTTTGAGCTGTTGtattatttaaaagattttggttgCACCGTTATCACTAGCTGtagcttttaaaaaaaacgaTAAGAGTTCGGTCCTATAATTGATATCAGAGTCAATGTAATTGATTGCGAGTAGTTCAATTACTGGGAGGGGGATTGTTGGATGTAATAATTGTCCATGCTGGATAGAGCAATCGAAAcataatatttgaattattatacagtttaaaagatttgaattgtattgttacgattaattataatttttagtaATGGTAACAGCCCTTCATGCTATTAAATGATTTGATAAACACGCTTAATTATGGAGCGTCCCTTTAATATTTAAACCAATACCAAGAGTGTTTGACTGATTCAAAGGGAGTTAACTCttggaatttttttataatgTTGGTGAAATAATTATTGAAATGCTTGGGTTGATTGTTATCTGATCAATCATGCATGGGTGGAAAATTGAGGGgcaatttttttttgataaatctaaatttattttcctttattttgaaaatacatTGCctctaaataaaattttattacacAATATCAGCTTAGTTGAGGGGAATACTAAGCATTTTGTACAAATTAATGGAAGAAACTCGACAGAATGCCAAAGGAGGGTGagtgaaatttttaaaaataggaATGTGATGATAAAATAAACCAAGTAAGTTTCttgtgagatagtctcacgaatgtttatctgtgagacggatcaaccttaccgatattcacagtaaaaagtaatactttagcataaaaagtaatattttttcatggatgacccaaataagagatctgtctcacaaaatacgaaacgtgagaccgtctcacacaagtttttgtcaaataaaCTAGCTTTACAAAAATTAtttcagaattttcgaaatCGATGTTTGACACAATAGATTGGATCCTTGCCGTCGGAACCAGAAACCCTTTCATTTAACATGAATGTATGATTTTTTTGGCTACCAGACGAGATCGAATATACATTCAGTGACGGAGTCAAGGGAGGAGCGTAGGTATGACCGCCTCTcgatttttaaatttcattgtTCATAGACCTGAAAatagttatatatatttttttcaattttattctTAATATTTGCTTTTCcccctaaaattttaaaaaaacctcTTAACTCCATTTTCTGAGTATGTCCTATGTACACTGACTCTACGAACGAAAACCCTTTTAAAGAAAAGATGAAGGTACTAATTAAAGACGAAAGAGAACAAGTTGGAATGCAGCAAGCACAGTCGATCAAAGCGAAAAACTTGGACCTCGCACGACTCACATGCAGTGCTCTTAAGTAAACTCCGACCCCTCTTCGGCGTGCTCGTTCTGGATCTTGCTACGATGAATTTCAAACGAAAGCTGTACTAAGTTCCAAGTTGATTTGACAGGGCTTGTTGGATTGATGCGCTGGGCAAAAATGCAttcaattaataattttatttaattctattcgagtatatataatatatattatccaACTCATCGACACATCATATCCCAATAATTGAGCAAGAAAATGATGCCAATCCTCACTCAATCACATCATCAAAGTCCAATAATTCAGCCACTCGGGAATTAAACACATACCATCAAACAGTagtaaacaattcaagaactggattaaaaaaaataaaagcaacAATCCCAGAATTAAGAATTGAACCAAACCAATTAATTTCCATTCGATTCGATCCACCAGTCGGATGTATACAAGAAGGCCAATTAGTGCAAAATTGTCAAAACTTAGACTAAAAATCTCTCCTCCCCCTCACTATTTACACAacccaaaaaaacaaaaaaactggATGATCATCAATCATGATAACAAAGAAGCATGACTACACATCTTCTAATGATGTAAAGCCTAGCCCTTTGCTCTCTGAGGACTCCTCCAAGCCCTCTGCTTGAAACCCTTCTCTTGAAATTACCGCCCATCTTCATGATTCCTTTGTCGAATTTCGAATGAGGAGCAGCTATCAAGAAACTAACCCTGATTTATCGGAAGAGAAAAAGATCGAGGGAATTCTTTTTAATTAGTTTGTGTTGTTTGAGCTTTGGTACTCGACAAGTTGTGTGTGTTGGAAATGGAGAGGAAAAGGGTGGGTTTTATAGAGTAGAATTCGTGAGGGGGTTTGATTTTGCGAACTGGTCTAGTAAAGAAGCAACTAGGGGACAAGTTAGAGCGTGCAAGTGCCTCCTACCTCACCATACAATTCTCTCCCCGGGGCCCTACCTCTACTCGGGAATCCATTCCCCATACAGTATAAAATATTCAAACTACAACCCGTCCAATCTCTATTATGGGTCTTAGCAATTATTCAAACAGAAAATATGTACTTGTAATTGTGTGGAAGATTTAACCACTCATCAGCCTACCCACTTTGCTTTTCTTATTTCCTGAAATTTtttacttatttttttttttttgaaaatgtaaTTGCAATTTTTTCAACGAAAAATTTATAAGTTCATCAAGTTTCTGCCAGCTAACATGAGATAGTCTAACTAATTAATTTTATGTGATGTATATCCGACTCAACCTAactcattaaattttttttaattttcatgtcaaaaatataattatatattcatGATAGATACATATATAGACTCGTAAATCCAAGTAGCTTactcacatataaaaattttgTTCGCAATATAATAAAGATATTGCACAATGTCAGATGAGTATGTATATGTTGGTCTCCCAGCaatttttgtatttaattatttttggatACATATGATATTGTGTTGACATTGATCACCAACATATTGGGTCAGGCATT from Primulina eburnea isolate SZY01 chromosome 6, ASM2296580v1, whole genome shotgun sequence encodes:
- the LOC140833464 gene encoding small polypeptide DEVIL 4-like, with the protein product MKMGGNFKRRVSSRGLGGVLREQRARLYIIRRCVVMLLCYHD